One genomic segment of Fusobacterium mortiferum ATCC 9817 includes these proteins:
- a CDS encoding DUF2577 family protein, giving the protein MKNSEIAAKFLKGLETPENFQVCIGEVIQAPPELTISILDGRFILYPHMLYMNDRLFADYTRTYKLEGILDEITINATSSNKPCGLGATNPHGTIEGNGEYKANGTFINTDTLKIGDLVKVTPTEKGQKWIVDFKIRKIK; this is encoded by the coding sequence TTGAAGAATAGCGAAATAGCAGCTAAATTTTTAAAAGGATTAGAAACTCCTGAAAATTTTCAAGTCTGTATAGGAGAAGTAATTCAAGCTCCTCCAGAACTTACTATATCTATTTTAGATGGAAGATTTATTTTATACCCTCATATGTTATATATGAATGATAGATTATTTGCTGATTATACTAGAACTTATAAACTAGAAGGAATATTAGATGAAATAACTATTAATGCTACTTCGTCAAATAAGCCATGTGGATTAGGAGCAACAAATCCACATGGAACTATTGAAGGAAATGGGGAGTACAAAGCAAATGGAACTTTTATTAATACAGATACATTAAAAATAGGAGATTTAGTAAAAGTTACTCCTACTGAAAAAGGACAAAAATGGATAGTTGATTTTAAAATAAGAAAGATTAAATAA
- a CDS encoding XkdQ/YqbQ family protein has protein sequence MNLYVIKGERAVDITDISGAISLSTSMDTLGASLAFNIARNYNDTSFIFSDEIETGDIIILNNTKELFRGVIVNITTTKFNRTIECLDYSFYLNKNKVIKQFEDISASVAIKQLLQEIDAPIGDISNISTSISKLYYSNTIAEIINDILKQVNEELGIKYKLEFIDSKFNVNPFKKVNVSFRYRQTGNESISESILEMKNRILVTSNEQESTEILAVAEDNTNIEKYGSLQEIINVEPDKDEAKVRNVAKMKLKELNKVFKTVSLEGFGDDEFRAGRVIYLNNPKLKLYGEYLINSCVHTWRKGEHIVNLEVELFEE, from the coding sequence ATGAATTTATATGTTATAAAAGGAGAAAGAGCAGTTGATATAACTGATATAAGTGGAGCTATTAGTTTAAGTACTTCTATGGATACTTTAGGAGCATCTTTAGCTTTTAACATAGCTAGAAATTATAATGATACTAGTTTTATTTTCTCTGACGAAATAGAAACTGGAGATATAATTATTTTAAATAATACCAAGGAATTATTTAGAGGAGTAATAGTAAATATAACAACTACTAAATTTAATAGGACTATTGAATGTTTAGATTATAGTTTTTATTTAAATAAAAATAAAGTAATTAAACAATTTGAAGATATTAGTGCTAGTGTAGCTATTAAACAACTATTACAGGAAATAGATGCTCCTATTGGAGATATTAGTAATATTTCAACTTCTATCAGTAAATTATATTACTCTAATACTATTGCTGAAATTATTAATGATATTCTCAAACAAGTTAATGAAGAGCTTGGAATTAAATATAAACTTGAATTTATAGATAGTAAATTTAATGTTAATCCTTTTAAAAAGGTAAATGTATCTTTTAGATATAGACAAACTGGGAATGAAAGTATAAGTGAAAGTATCTTAGAAATGAAAAATAGAATACTTGTAACTTCAAATGAACAAGAATCAACTGAAATATTAGCAGTAGCTGAAGATAACACTAATATTGAAAAATATGGGAGCTTACAAGAAATTATCAATGTAGAACCTGATAAAGATGAAGCTAAAGTTCGGAATGTTGCGAAAATGAAATTAAAAGAGTTGAATAAAGTTTTTAAAACTGTATCACTTGAAGGTTTTGGAGATGATGAGTTCAGAGCTGGAAGAGTTATCTACCTTAATAATCCTAAATTAAAACTTTACGGGGAATACTTAATTAATTCTTGTGTCCATACCTGGAGAAAGGGAGAACATATTGTGAACTTGGAGGTGGAATTATTTGAAGAATAG
- a CDS encoding phage tail tape measure protein translates to MSKTIGVILSLKNALSEQIKPAIASLKEAEKQSEQAKEQLEVYKQAVEQAKANIAQYVTELENLKKSVVEQNREYQRAKANIDSLKNSNIELQNEITKQAMELDRLGQEYGSNSKEYKNAAKQLQALRQQHRNNNISIKEQTENLNRLEETIIKNSDAVNDMKSQEKALKEALEQAENSVSEQRKEILKLGNSFRQIEKEVEESKKTFKEWGKTVGSSIDGAVKSALKWGASIIGLTGGLGAGGAIKMGMETSINLEAYRTMLETATKDFKKTNKLMENAELLSISTPFSPEEVIQATATLESYGIDSEKWLAMIADAAGATNTTMEQATEAVKDILSKNEFQSMENLGVSKEMIIEAAEKKYGKNKVFNKQGQVKDQEKLQIVLEEIMVSKFDGGAEKLSQTVRGLWSTITGSVNMGLAKILGMENGLIKTGSILDIIKQKMTLLRDILIKWEEDGTLDDLAKEFTIVFTEIANSVISTYNFIKENHEVIIALTKFLGIIYILTKGVFALKAAFEAYQIAVTALSNIGFLVTIFTKLKLAIASFNLMLASTPVGWVTAAIGAIAFALYMLIFEFDKVKSFVGSLWDSLKSFADNMPWWASIIVGAFMPVITIIKGLGKVWEWAKSLFSDEDIEKNIEVTEKTKKDIQELAKPQVENKIPSQNKVFEESFAKVEAPQSLNSVKSNAITRATINNPRPAVTNSNNIYIQGDIYGYDEFKEKVAGVIVDISKNNMANVT, encoded by the coding sequence ATGAGTAAAACAATAGGTGTAATACTTAGCTTGAAAAATGCTCTTAGTGAGCAAATAAAACCAGCTATTGCCTCTCTAAAAGAGGCTGAAAAGCAAAGTGAACAAGCAAAAGAGCAATTAGAAGTGTATAAACAAGCAGTAGAACAAGCTAAAGCTAATATAGCTCAGTATGTAACAGAGTTAGAAAACTTGAAAAAAAGTGTTGTTGAGCAAAATAGAGAATACCAAAGAGCTAAAGCTAATATTGATTCTCTTAAAAATTCTAATATAGAATTGCAAAATGAAATTACTAAACAAGCTATGGAACTTGATAGGCTTGGGCAAGAGTATGGAAGTAATTCTAAAGAATATAAAAATGCTGCCAAACAACTCCAAGCTTTGAGGCAGCAACATAGAAATAATAATATTTCTATAAAAGAGCAAACCGAAAATCTTAACAGATTGGAAGAAACCATTATTAAAAATAGTGATGCTGTAAATGATATGAAATCTCAGGAAAAAGCTTTAAAAGAAGCTTTAGAACAAGCTGAAAACTCTGTATCAGAACAGCGAAAAGAGATATTGAAACTCGGAAATAGTTTTAGACAGATTGAAAAAGAAGTAGAAGAATCAAAGAAAACTTTTAAAGAATGGGGTAAAACAGTAGGCTCATCTATTGATGGAGCTGTTAAATCAGCTCTAAAATGGGGAGCTTCTATCATAGGATTGACAGGAGGGCTTGGAGCTGGAGGAGCTATCAAAATGGGAATGGAAACTTCTATTAACTTAGAGGCTTATCGAACTATGTTAGAAACAGCTACTAAGGACTTTAAAAAAACAAATAAACTCATGGAAAATGCTGAACTACTATCTATATCTACTCCATTCAGTCCAGAAGAGGTTATTCAAGCTACAGCTACTCTTGAAAGTTATGGGATAGATAGTGAAAAATGGTTAGCTATGATAGCTGATGCTGCTGGAGCTACTAACACAACTATGGAACAAGCAACAGAAGCTGTAAAAGATATACTTTCAAAAAATGAGTTCCAAAGTATGGAAAACTTAGGAGTATCTAAGGAGATGATTATTGAAGCAGCTGAAAAGAAATATGGTAAAAATAAAGTGTTTAATAAGCAAGGGCAAGTAAAAGACCAAGAAAAGCTTCAAATAGTTTTAGAAGAAATCATGGTATCAAAGTTTGATGGAGGAGCTGAAAAATTATCTCAAACTGTAAGAGGATTATGGAGTACAATTACAGGTTCTGTTAATATGGGATTAGCTAAGATATTAGGTATGGAGAATGGACTTATCAAAACAGGTTCTATACTTGATATCATTAAACAAAAAATGACTTTATTAAGAGATATACTAATAAAATGGGAAGAAGATGGAACATTAGATGATTTAGCTAAAGAATTTACAATAGTTTTTACTGAAATAGCTAATTCAGTTATAAGTACCTATAACTTTATTAAAGAAAACCATGAAGTAATTATAGCTTTAACTAAATTTTTAGGAATAATTTATATACTCACAAAAGGAGTTTTTGCTCTAAAAGCAGCTTTTGAAGCTTATCAAATAGCTGTAACAGCCTTGTCAAATATAGGATTTTTAGTAACTATTTTTACAAAACTCAAATTAGCAATAGCATCTTTTAATTTAATGTTAGCATCTACTCCAGTCGGATGGGTAACAGCTGCCATTGGAGCTATAGCTTTTGCTCTGTACATGTTAATATTTGAATTTGACAAAGTCAAATCTTTTGTAGGAAGTCTATGGGATTCTTTGAAATCTTTTGCTGATAATATGCCATGGTGGGCTAGTATTATTGTAGGAGCTTTTATGCCTGTTATAACTATTATAAAAGGATTAGGAAAAGTATGGGAATGGGCTAAAAGTTTATTTAGTGATGAAGATATTGAAAAAAATATAGAGGTAACTGAAAAAACAAAAAAAGACATCCAGGAACTTGCAAAACCACAAGTAGAAAATAAAATACCAAGTCAAAATAAGGTATTTGAAGAAAGTTTTGCAAAAGTAGAAGCTCCTCAGAGTTTAAATTCAGTTAAATCTAATGCTATTACTAGAGCTACTATAAATAATCCAAGACCAGCAGTAACTAATTCTAATAATATATATATTCAAGGAGATATATATGGGTATGATGAGTTTAAAGAAAAAGTAGCTGGTGTAATTGTAGATATAAGTAAAAATAATATGGCTAATGTAACTTAG
- a CDS encoding phage tail sheath C-terminal domain-containing protein produces MSTTNTMPQLDIIFKGLGVTAVKRAERGDAVLILNDTTPGEPKKYYKTIEDFTSEEQAKFTKDNVKLVKDALEGIPLKLYVFKVGEEELITDKLKVIGGVIPRNCWIGTPDNSYATELVTWVKAKRKNDKKRYKMVGHKLTAPDDMGIVNFTNEKVTFSDDRGEVTGNQAVPYLLGFLAGISLNMSAIAFELGKFSNVIEPEELDTAIGNGEFVLFNDEGIVKVARAVNSLSTIGQDVTIEMTHINTVEKMDLIYCDIYTAWDKSYKGKYPNITNNQMLLISAINSYFKGLAIDYILDPNFENISFIDLDQQRLANYAKYGQEEVESWDDEKVRQMTVGTNVFLKANIKVSGIMEDFLFNIYM; encoded by the coding sequence ATGTCAACGACTAATACTATGCCACAATTGGATATTATATTTAAGGGGCTAGGAGTTACAGCTGTAAAAAGAGCTGAAAGAGGAGATGCTGTATTAATATTAAATGATACAACACCAGGAGAACCTAAAAAATATTATAAAACTATTGAAGATTTCACAAGTGAAGAGCAAGCAAAATTTACTAAAGATAATGTTAAATTAGTAAAGGATGCACTAGAAGGGATTCCTTTGAAATTATATGTATTTAAAGTAGGAGAAGAGGAGCTAATTACAGATAAGTTGAAAGTTATTGGAGGAGTTATCCCAAGAAACTGTTGGATAGGAACTCCAGATAATTCTTATGCTACTGAATTAGTTACTTGGGTAAAAGCAAAAAGAAAAAATGATAAAAAAAGATATAAGATGGTAGGACATAAACTAACAGCTCCAGATGATATGGGAATAGTAAACTTCACTAATGAAAAAGTTACTTTCTCTGATGATAGAGGAGAGGTTACAGGAAATCAAGCTGTTCCATACTTGCTTGGATTCTTAGCTGGTATTTCATTAAATATGTCTGCCATTGCCTTTGAACTTGGAAAATTCTCAAATGTAATTGAACCTGAAGAGTTAGATACAGCTATTGGGAATGGAGAGTTTGTATTATTCAATGATGAAGGAATAGTAAAAGTAGCTAGAGCTGTAAATAGTTTAAGTACTATTGGACAAGATGTAACAATAGAAATGACTCATATAAATACTGTTGAAAAGATGGATTTAATCTATTGTGATATTTATACAGCTTGGGATAAATCATACAAAGGAAAATATCCTAATATAACTAATAATCAAATGTTACTAATAAGTGCAATTAATAGCTATTTTAAAGGTTTAGCAATAGACTATATCTTAGACCCTAATTTTGAGAATATATCTTTTATTGATTTAGACCAGCAAAGACTTGCTAACTATGCTAAATATGGGCAAGAAGAAGTTGAAAGTTGGGATGATGAAAAAGTAAGACAAATGACAGTAGGAACTAATGTATTCTTAAAAGCTAATATAAAAGTTAGTGGAATTATGGAAGATTTCTTATTCAATATATACATGTAG
- a CDS encoding phage tail terminator family protein — MISSKDILTILVAKLRKELKDTPIECRDVKEGYRRGSIHIYFENLKASDYMKKFRETTLNVRIIYHPKKDDDIGELLGIQEKLIEIFSDNPVIELLDGLVTEVLEVDSTESDGDLLFNFDLYVFEEYEEKVSEMMENLYIGGVEEYVND; from the coding sequence ATGATTAGTTCAAAAGATATTTTAACCATATTAGTAGCTAAATTAAGAAAGGAACTGAAAGATACTCCTATAGAGTGTAGAGATGTTAAAGAAGGATATAGGAGAGGCTCTATTCATATATATTTTGAAAATTTAAAAGCATCTGATTATATGAAAAAATTTAGGGAAACAACTTTAAATGTAAGAATAATCTATCATCCTAAAAAGGATGATGATATTGGAGAACTTTTAGGCATACAAGAAAAACTAATTGAAATATTCTCTGATAATCCAGTAATAGAGTTACTAGATGGACTAGTTACAGAAGTTTTAGAAGTTGATTCAACTGAATCAGATGGAGATTTACTATTCAATTTTGATTTATATGTATTTGAAGAGTATGAAGAAAAAGTATCGGAAATGATGGAAAATTTATATATAGGAGGGGTAGAAGAGTATGTCAACGACTAA
- a CDS encoding HK97 gp10 family phage protein, translating into MGSFDDVCKELSKLASSADGETKKFVKKQAKILKKKTLEVAKKRVKKDSGYYHRSIKDGKPYEFKGDFACRVYSAAPHAHLIEEGHRIVRGKNGTELGRVKGKFVFRDTANEFTEEFEENSQKMLEDLFEKNGF; encoded by the coding sequence ATGGGGAGCTTTGATGATGTATGTAAAGAACTTAGTAAATTAGCTAGTAGTGCTGATGGAGAAACTAAAAAATTTGTAAAAAAACAAGCTAAAATTTTAAAGAAAAAAACTTTAGAAGTAGCTAAGAAAAGAGTAAAAAAAGATTCTGGATATTATCATAGAAGCATCAAAGATGGAAAACCTTATGAATTTAAAGGAGATTTTGCTTGTAGAGTGTATTCAGCTGCTCCACATGCTCATCTCATTGAAGAGGGGCATAGAATTGTTAGAGGTAAAAATGGAACAGAATTAGGAAGAGTAAAAGGGAAGTTTGTATTTAGAGATACAGCTAATGAATTTACAGAGGAATTTGAAGAAAATTCTCAAAAAATGTTAGAGGATTTATTTGAAAAAAATGGATTTTGA
- a CDS encoding head-tail adaptor protein, which produces MSEKVLASRLNNRVEIHREQIVEGNLGDKREYKLYKKVWADIIPLSANSITTSEDFEYTDIKFKIIMRKTDITQADIIYYKGTKYEISHIIPAFNKNNYIEVHCTLKKEFYGEL; this is translated from the coding sequence ATGAGTGAGAAGGTATTAGCTAGTAGATTAAATAATAGAGTTGAGATTCATAGAGAGCAGATAGTAGAAGGGAACTTAGGAGATAAGAGGGAATATAAGCTATATAAAAAAGTTTGGGCTGATATCATACCTCTATCAGCTAATTCTATAACTACCTCAGAAGATTTTGAATATACAGATATAAAATTTAAAATTATTATGAGAAAAACTGATATTACTCAAGCTGATATTATCTATTATAAAGGAACTAAATATGAAATATCTCATATTATTCCAGCTTTTAATAAAAATAATTATATTGAAGTACATTGTACTTTAAAAAAGGAGTTCTATGGGGAGCTTTGA